The Tursiops truncatus isolate mTurTru1 chromosome 6, mTurTru1.mat.Y, whole genome shotgun sequence genome includes a window with the following:
- the PMPCA gene encoding mitochondrial-processing peptidase subunit alpha isoform X4: MKQNISVELLTFWKNWHFRLLIDLTAKMKFCLPWRSTGVSVTARHQDTTMYAVSADSKGLDTVVGLLADVVLHPRLTDEEIELTRMAVRFELEDLGMRPDPEPLLTEMIHEAAYRENTVGLHRFCPTENIAKIDRSVLHSYLRNYYTPDRMVLAGVGVGHEQLVECARKYLLGTRPAWGSGAAVHVDGSVAQYTGGIVKLERDMSSVSLGPTPFPELTHIMIGLESCSFLEGDFLPFAVLNMMMGGGGSFSAGGPGKGMFTRLYLNVLNRHHWMYNATSYHHSYEDTGLLCIHASADPRQVREMVEIITREFVLMAGTVDVVELERAKTQLMSMLMMNLEARPVIFEDVGRQVLATRSRKLPHELCALIRDVKPEDIKRVASAMLRRKPAVAALGDLSDLPAYEHVQAALANKDGRLPRTYRLFR, translated from the exons ATTTTGCTTACCTTGGAGAAGCACGGGGGTATCTGTGACTGCCAGACATCAAG ACACCACCATGTATGCTGTGTCTGCTGATTCCAAAGGCCTGGACACGGTAGTTGGCTTGCTGGCAGACGTGGTCCTGCACCCCAGGCTAACAG ATGAAGAAATCGAGCTGACGCGTATGGCTGTCCGGTTTGAGCTGGAGGACCTCGGCATGCGGCCCGACCCGGAGCCCCTTCTCACCGAGATGATTCACGAG gCCGCCTACAGGGAGAACACAGTTGGCCTCCACCGCTTCTGCCCTACGGAGAACATAGCAAAGATCGATCGATCGGTGCTTCACTCCTACCTGAGAAACTACTACACCCCGGACCGCATGGTgctggccggggtgggggtggggcacgaGCAGCTGGTGGAATGCGCCCGGAAGTACCTGCTGGGCACCCGCCCTGCCTGGGGCAGTGGGGCGGCCGTGCACGTGGACGGATCGGTGGCACAGTACACGGGGGGCATCGTCAAG CTGGAAAGGGACATGTCCAGTGtcagcctgggccccaccccGTTCCCTGAGCTCACGCACATCATGATTGGCCTGGAGAGCTGTTCCTTCTTG GAGGGGGACTTCCTCCCTTTCGCGGTGCTGAACATGATGATGGGCGGCGGCGGCTCCTTCTCGGCCGGCGGGCCCGGCAAGGGCATGTTCACCAGGCTCTACCTCAACGTGCTCAACAG GCACCACTGGATGTACAACGCGACCTCCTACCACCACAGCTACGAGGACACAGGCCTCCTGTGCATTCACGCCAGCGCCGACCCCAGACAG GTTAGAGAAATGGTGGAAATCATCACGAGAGAGTTTGTTTTAATGGCTGGAACTGTGGATGTG GTGGAGCTGGAGCGGGCCAAGACGCAGCTCATGTCCATGCTCATGATGAACCTGGAGGCCAGGCCCGTCATCTTCGAGGACGTGGGGAGGCAGGTGCTGGCCACCCGCTCCAGGAAGCTGCCCCACGAGCTGTGTGCGCTCATCC GCGATGTGAAGCCAGAGGACATCAAGAGAGTTGCTTCTGCAATGCTCCGCAGGAAGCCCGCAGTGGCCGCCCTGGGGGACCTGAGCGATCTGCCGGCGTACGAGCACGTCCAGGCGGCACTGGCGAATAAGGACGGGCGCCTGCCCAGGACGTACCGGCTCTTCCGGTAG
- the INPP5E gene encoding phosphatidylinositol polyphosphate 5-phosphatase type IV isoform X1, with protein MLKGRLPNTDEDLAARPGSPAADDRRGPEKSPVRPLDTPAQVGNEDPQARGKPFSPKPPPPRPRLERALSLDEKSWRKRRFRTSREDLATRNGPSPSGGSLQDEAPGTATRGGSPPCLSTSLQEIPTTRRALGSGGPSSLGNCLSGMISTSLDLLHRDGASAGSTPRLASLLPPRPLPAMDWNVASDALRTANKVDLDHADRQLRWQARPFWAHSGLRPGRPPSPLARDDCSLHSARSAVSLLAPVRTKDVRSRSYLEGSLLASGALMGADELARYFPDRNVALFVATWNMQGQKELPPNLDELLLPAEADFAQDLYVVGVQEGCSDRREWETRLQETLGPHYVMLYSAAHGALYMSVLIRRDLIWFCSEVESSTVTTRIVSQIKTKGALGVSFTFFGTSLLFITSHFTSGDGKVGERLVDYSKTVQGLALPKNVPDTSPYRSDAADVTSRFDGVFWFGDFNFRLSGGRAAVEAILKQDPGASVQELLQHDQLTREMKRGSIFKGFQEPDIHFLPSYKFDVGKDSYDTTSKQRTPSYTDRVMYRSRHRDDICPVKYSSCPGIRTSDHRPVYGLFRVRVRPGRDNIPLAAGKFDRELYLLGIKRRISREIQRQQALKSQHSSAICTVS; from the exons ATGCTCAAGGGACGGCTTCCAAACACTGACGAAGACCTCGCCGCCCGCCCGGGGTCCCCGGCCGCTGATGACCGTCGGGGACCCGAGAAGAGCCCAGTGCGCCCCCTCGACACCCCGGCGCAAGTCGGCAACGAGGACCCACAGGCCAGGGGGAAACCCTTCAGTCCGAAGCCGCCGCCGCCGAGGCCCAGGCTGGAGCGAGCGTTGTCCCTGGATGAGAAGAGCTGGAGGAAGAGGCGTTTTCGAACCAGCCGCGAGGACCTGGCCACAAGGaatgggcccagcccctccgggGGCTCCCTGCAGGACGAGGCCCCCGGGACCGCCACCCGCGGTGGCTCCCCGCCCTGCCTGAGCACCTCCCTGCAGGAAATCCCCACAACTCGCAGGGCCCTGGGCAGCGGAGGCCCCTCCTCGCTGGGTAACTGTCTTTCCGGAATGATCAGCACTTCCCTGGACCTCCTACACCGGGACGGGGCCTCGGCCGGGAGCACCCCGCGGCTGGCCAGCCTGCTTCCCCCGCGCCCACTGCCCGCCATGGACTGGAACGTCGCCTCCGACGCCCTGCGGACAGCAAACAAGGTGGACTTGGATCACGCGGACCGCCAGCTGCGGTGGCAGGCCAGACCGTTCTGGGCCCACAGCGGCCTGCGCCCCGGCCGGCCCCCGAGCCCCCTGGCCCGGGACGACTGCTCCCTACACTCGGCCAGGTCCGCCGTCAGCCTCCTGGCACCCGTCCGCACCAAGGACGTCCGCAGCAG GAGCTACCTGGAGGGGAGTCTCCTGGCGAGCGGGGCCCTGATGGGGGCAGACGAGCTGGCCCGCTACTTCCCAGACCGGAACGTGGCCCTCTTCGTGGCCACGTGGAACATGCAGGGACAGAAG GAGCTGCCCCCGAACCTGGACGAGCTCCTGCTGCCGGCCGAGGCTGACTTTGCTCAGGACCTGTACGTCGTCGGGGTCCAGGAGGGCTGCTCGGACAG GCGGGAGTGGGAGACGAGGTTGCAGGAGACGCTGGGCCCCCACTACGTCATGCTGTACTCGGCGGCCCACGGGGCGCTCTACATGTCCGTGCTCATCCGCAGGGACCTCATCTGGTTCTGCTCCG AGGTGGAGAGCTCCACGGTGACCACGCGCATCGTGTCGCAGATCAAAACCAAGGGGGCCCTGGGCGTCAGCTTCACCTTTTTCGGCACCTCCCTCCTCTTCATCACGTCCCACTTCACCT CTGGAGACGGGAAGGTGGGCGAGCGGCTGGTGGACTACAGCAAGACTGTCCAGGGCCTGGCGCTGCCCAAGAATGTGCCGGACACCAGCCCCTACCGCTCCGACGCCG CGGACGTCACCTCCCGCTTCGACGGGGTCTTCTGGTTTGGAGACTTCAACTTCCGCCTGagcggcgggcgggcggccgtGGAAGCCATCCTGAAGCAGGACCCGGGCGCCAGCGTGCAGGAGCTGCTGCAGCATGACCAGCTTACGCGGGAGATGAAGAGAG GGTCCATCTTCAAGGGCTTCCAGGAGCCAGACATCCACTTCCTGCCGTCGTACAAGTTCGACGTCGGGAAGGACTCGTATGATACCACCTCCAAGCAGAGAACCCCTTCGTACACG GACCGCGTCATGTACAGGAGCCGCCACAGGGACGACATCTGCCCCGTCAAGTACTCCTCCTGCCCCGGGATCAGGACGTCCGACCACCGGCCTGTGTACGGCCTGTTCCGGGTCAGAGTGAGGCCGGGGAGAGACAA CATCCCACTAGCCGCCGGCAAGTTTGACCGCGAACTGTACCTGTTAGGAATTAAGAGACGGATTTCCAGGGAGATCCAGAGACAGCAGGCGCTGAAGAGCCAGCACTCCAGCGCCATCTGTACCGTCTCTTGA
- the INPP5E gene encoding phosphatidylinositol polyphosphate 5-phosphatase type IV isoform X2, giving the protein MLKGRLPNTDEDLAARPGSPAADDRRGPEKSPVRPLDTPAQVGNEDPQARGKPFSPKPPPPRPRLERALSLDEKSWRKRRFRTSREDLATRNGPSPSGGSLQDEAPGTATRGGSPPCLSTSLQEIPTTRRALGSGGPSSLGNCLSGMISTSLDLLHRDGASAGSTPRLASLLPPRPLPAMDWNVASDALRTANKVDLDHADRQLRWQARPFWAHSGLRPGRPPSPLARDDCSLHSARSAVSLLAPVRTKDVRSRSYLEGSLLASGALMGADELARYFPDRNVALFVATWNMQGQKELPPNLDELLLPAEADFAQDLYVVGVQEGCSDRREWETRLQETLGPHYVMLYSAAHGALYMSVLIRRDLIWFCSAGDGKVGERLVDYSKTVQGLALPKNVPDTSPYRSDAADVTSRFDGVFWFGDFNFRLSGGRAAVEAILKQDPGASVQELLQHDQLTREMKRGSIFKGFQEPDIHFLPSYKFDVGKDSYDTTSKQRTPSYTDRVMYRSRHRDDICPVKYSSCPGIRTSDHRPVYGLFRVRVRPGRDNIPLAAGKFDRELYLLGIKRRISREIQRQQALKSQHSSAICTVS; this is encoded by the exons ATGCTCAAGGGACGGCTTCCAAACACTGACGAAGACCTCGCCGCCCGCCCGGGGTCCCCGGCCGCTGATGACCGTCGGGGACCCGAGAAGAGCCCAGTGCGCCCCCTCGACACCCCGGCGCAAGTCGGCAACGAGGACCCACAGGCCAGGGGGAAACCCTTCAGTCCGAAGCCGCCGCCGCCGAGGCCCAGGCTGGAGCGAGCGTTGTCCCTGGATGAGAAGAGCTGGAGGAAGAGGCGTTTTCGAACCAGCCGCGAGGACCTGGCCACAAGGaatgggcccagcccctccgggGGCTCCCTGCAGGACGAGGCCCCCGGGACCGCCACCCGCGGTGGCTCCCCGCCCTGCCTGAGCACCTCCCTGCAGGAAATCCCCACAACTCGCAGGGCCCTGGGCAGCGGAGGCCCCTCCTCGCTGGGTAACTGTCTTTCCGGAATGATCAGCACTTCCCTGGACCTCCTACACCGGGACGGGGCCTCGGCCGGGAGCACCCCGCGGCTGGCCAGCCTGCTTCCCCCGCGCCCACTGCCCGCCATGGACTGGAACGTCGCCTCCGACGCCCTGCGGACAGCAAACAAGGTGGACTTGGATCACGCGGACCGCCAGCTGCGGTGGCAGGCCAGACCGTTCTGGGCCCACAGCGGCCTGCGCCCCGGCCGGCCCCCGAGCCCCCTGGCCCGGGACGACTGCTCCCTACACTCGGCCAGGTCCGCCGTCAGCCTCCTGGCACCCGTCCGCACCAAGGACGTCCGCAGCAG GAGCTACCTGGAGGGGAGTCTCCTGGCGAGCGGGGCCCTGATGGGGGCAGACGAGCTGGCCCGCTACTTCCCAGACCGGAACGTGGCCCTCTTCGTGGCCACGTGGAACATGCAGGGACAGAAG GAGCTGCCCCCGAACCTGGACGAGCTCCTGCTGCCGGCCGAGGCTGACTTTGCTCAGGACCTGTACGTCGTCGGGGTCCAGGAGGGCTGCTCGGACAG GCGGGAGTGGGAGACGAGGTTGCAGGAGACGCTGGGCCCCCACTACGTCATGCTGTACTCGGCGGCCCACGGGGCGCTCTACATGTCCGTGCTCATCCGCAGGGACCTCATCTGGTTCTGCTCCG CTGGAGACGGGAAGGTGGGCGAGCGGCTGGTGGACTACAGCAAGACTGTCCAGGGCCTGGCGCTGCCCAAGAATGTGCCGGACACCAGCCCCTACCGCTCCGACGCCG CGGACGTCACCTCCCGCTTCGACGGGGTCTTCTGGTTTGGAGACTTCAACTTCCGCCTGagcggcgggcgggcggccgtGGAAGCCATCCTGAAGCAGGACCCGGGCGCCAGCGTGCAGGAGCTGCTGCAGCATGACCAGCTTACGCGGGAGATGAAGAGAG GGTCCATCTTCAAGGGCTTCCAGGAGCCAGACATCCACTTCCTGCCGTCGTACAAGTTCGACGTCGGGAAGGACTCGTATGATACCACCTCCAAGCAGAGAACCCCTTCGTACACG GACCGCGTCATGTACAGGAGCCGCCACAGGGACGACATCTGCCCCGTCAAGTACTCCTCCTGCCCCGGGATCAGGACGTCCGACCACCGGCCTGTGTACGGCCTGTTCCGGGTCAGAGTGAGGCCGGGGAGAGACAA CATCCCACTAGCCGCCGGCAAGTTTGACCGCGAACTGTACCTGTTAGGAATTAAGAGACGGATTTCCAGGGAGATCCAGAGACAGCAGGCGCTGAAGAGCCAGCACTCCAGCGCCATCTGTACCGTCTCTTGA